From one Streptococcus pneumoniae genomic stretch:
- a CDS encoding YwaF family protein, whose product MLQEFFTAYKTEPPQLTIVDHMWLLLLLLGVMYGAMKFYKERSCLLFFKSLQVVQLVTLYGWYIWTRTPLAESLPLYHCRMAMFALLLMPDDWLYKEYFAAVGVFGSIAALLYPVFDPFSWFHVTIFSFIFGHVALLGSSLIYLRQRKELRLTKRRIVEITAMLNFGILVVDVLTGGDYGFLRQPPLIGNHGLLLNYLIITLVFTVALCAIIKGIKLSRAVGEQKWNEELEEY is encoded by the coding sequence ATGTTACAGGAATTTTTCACAGCCTATAAGACAGAACCACCGCAGTTAACGATTGTGGATCATATGTGGCTGCTTTTGCTCTTGCTGGGCGTCATGTATGGGGCGATGAAGTTTTATAAAGAGCGGTCTTGTTTACTTTTTTTCAAGAGTTTGCAAGTGGTACAGTTAGTGACGTTGTATGGATGGTATATCTGGACGAGGACGCCCTTGGCTGAAAGTTTACCTCTGTATCATTGTCGCATGGCTATGTTTGCCCTTCTTCTCATGCCAGATGATTGGCTTTACAAGGAATATTTTGCAGCTGTTGGGGTCTTTGGCTCCATTGCAGCCTTGCTTTATCCTGTTTTTGATCCTTTTTCTTGGTTTCATGTGACGATTTTCTCTTTTATTTTTGGGCATGTTGCCTTGTTGGGATCTTCCTTGATCTATCTTCGTCAAAGAAAAGAATTGCGTTTAACCAAGCGTCGCATTGTTGAAATCACGGCTATGTTAAATTTTGGCATTTTAGTTGTGGATGTCTTAACGGGCGGAGATTATGGTTTTTTGCGCCAGCCACCTTTGATTGGCAATCATGGACTTTTGCTCAATTACCTGATCATCACCTTGGTTTTTACAGTAGCTTTATGCGCCATTATCAAAGGAATCAAGCTTTCACGAGCTGTTGGAGAGCAAAAGTGGAATGAGGAGTTAGAGGAGTATTAG
- the murF gene encoding UDP-N-acetylmuramoyl-tripeptide--D-alanyl-D-alanine ligase: protein MKLSLYEVARVLGAKNDVTVFEDVAFQKVEFDSRLIEKDDLFLPLKGARDGHEFISTAFENGAAATLSEKELLDVPYILVEDVLAAMQQLAQYYVEKMAVDVFAVTGSNGKTTTKDMLAHLLSARFKTYKTQGNYNNEIGLPYSILHMPDDTEKLVLEMGQDHLGDIHLLSMIARPKAGIVTLVGEAHLEFFKNRSEIAKGKMQIADGMEQSGLLLVPKDEIVDPYLPKEQQVLRFGAGGDLYIEDLVEEKESLRFSCNQLEREITLPVTGKYNATNAMLAAYIAKQEGVSEDEIVEAFAHLSLTRNRTEWKKAYNGADILSDVYNANPTAMRLILETFSTIPTNQGGRKLAVLADMKELGAASATMHADMIASLDPEVISHVFLYGKDMAALYNKARQIFDSKYLYYFVKDEEIDEFEELCASVAMALQPADQILLKGSNSMNLAQLVEKLESGR, encoded by the coding sequence ATGAAATTAAGTTTGTATGAAGTGGCGCGTGTGTTGGGCGCTAAAAATGATGTGACGGTATTTGAGGATGTAGCGTTTCAAAAAGTAGAATTTGATAGCCGTTTGATTGAGAAAGACGATTTATTTTTGCCGCTAAAGGGAGCGCGAGATGGGCATGAGTTTATCTCAACTGCTTTTGAAAATGGAGCAGCTGCAACCTTGTCTGAAAAAGAATTGCTAGATGTCCCTTATATTTTGGTGGAAGATGTCTTAGCAGCCATGCAACAGCTAGCTCAGTATTATGTGGAGAAAATGGCAGTCGATGTTTTTGCCGTGACAGGCTCAAACGGGAAAACAACGACTAAAGATATGTTGGCACATCTTCTGTCTGCTCGTTTCAAAACCTATAAAACCCAAGGGAACTACAATAATGAGATTGGTCTTCCTTATAGCATTCTTCACATGCCAGATGATACTGAAAAATTAGTCCTTGAAATGGGGCAAGATCATTTGGGAGATATTCATTTGTTGTCCATGATTGCTCGTCCTAAGGCAGGGATTGTCACCTTGGTAGGAGAAGCTCACCTAGAATTTTTCAAAAATCGTTCGGAAATTGCCAAAGGAAAAATGCAGATTGCTGATGGTATGGAACAATCTGGTTTGCTACTGGTGCCTAAAGATGAGATTGTTGATCCTTATCTTCCAAAAGAGCAGCAAGTGCTACGTTTTGGTGCGGGTGGCGATTTGTATATAGAGGATTTGGTGGAGGAAAAAGAAAGTCTGCGATTTTCATGCAATCAGTTGGAGAGAGAAATCACGCTTCCTGTGACAGGAAAATACAATGCGACCAATGCTATGTTGGCAGCCTATATTGCTAAACAAGAGGGGGTTAGTGAGGACGAGATTGTGGAGGCATTTGCACATTTGAGCTTGACTCGCAATCGAACAGAGTGGAAAAAAGCCTATAATGGGGCGGACATTCTCTCGGATGTTTACAATGCTAATCCAACAGCCATGCGCTTGATTTTGGAAACTTTTTCGACCATTCCAACGAATCAAGGAGGGAGAAAACTCGCTGTCCTAGCAGATATGAAAGAGCTAGGTGCAGCGTCAGCTACCATGCATGCGGATATGATTGCAAGTCTAGATCCAGAAGTCATTTCTCATGTCTTTTTATACGGAAAAGATATGGCAGCTCTGTATAATAAGGCGCGTCAGATCTTTGATTCTAAGTACCTTTATTATTTTGTCAAGGATGAGGAGATTGATGAGTTTGAAGAGTTGTGTGCGAGTGTAGCAATGGCGCTTCAGCCAGCTGATCAAATCCTTCTCAAAGGAAGTAATAGCATGAATTTAGCCCAGTTGGTCGAAAAATTGGAAAGTGGAAGATGA